CTCCGGCGAAGCTCAGCGGTGGGCATTTCGACATACTTTGGGTGGAGAAATGCCCGAGTTATCCACAGGCCGGACGTGCGTCGGGGCGCATTGTCAGTGGCAGGCGTTAGCGTCTTTGACGTGAAGCGATCGACTCAAGCAAATCGGGTGGAACCCATGGCAGGAACCGACCGCGAGAAGGCCCTGGATGCCGCTCTCGCACAGATTGAACGGCAATTCGGCAAGGGCGCGGTCATGCGCATGGGCGACCGGACCAAGGAGCCCATCGAGGTCATCCCGACCGGGTCCACCGCCCTCGACGTGGCCCTCGGCGTGGGCGGCCTGCCCCGCGGCCGTGTCGTGGAGATCTACGGACCGGAGTCCTCCGGTAAGACCACCCTGACCCTGCACGCGGTGGCGAACGCGCAGAAGGCCGGCGGGCAGGTCGCCTTCGTCGACGCGGAGCACGCACTCGACCCCGAGTACGCGAAGAAGCTCGGCGTCGACATCGACAACCTCATCCTGTCCCAGCCGGACAACGGCGAGCAGGCCCTGGAGATCGTGGACATGCTGGTCCGCTCCGGTGCCCTCGACCTCATCGTCATCGACTCCGTCGCGGCGCTCGTCCCGCGCGCGGAGATCGAGGGCGAGATGGGCGACAGCCACGTGGGTCTCCAGGCCCGCCTGATGAGCCAGGCCCTGCGCAAGATCACCAGCGCGCTCAACCAGTCCAAGACCACCGCGATCTTCATCAACCAGCTCCGCGAGAAGATCGGCGTGATGTTCGGCTCCCCGGAGACCACGACCGGTGGCCGGGCGCTGAAGTTCTACGCCTCGGTGCGCATCGACATCCGCCGCATCGAGACCCTGAAGGACGGCACGGAGGCGGTCGGCAACCGCACCCGCTGCAAGGTCGTCAAGAACAAGGTCGCGCCGCCCTTCAAG
This region of Streptomyces caelestis genomic DNA includes:
- the recA gene encoding recombinase RecA, with the protein product MAGTDREKALDAALAQIERQFGKGAVMRMGDRTKEPIEVIPTGSTALDVALGVGGLPRGRVVEIYGPESSGKTTLTLHAVANAQKAGGQVAFVDAEHALDPEYAKKLGVDIDNLILSQPDNGEQALEIVDMLVRSGALDLIVIDSVAALVPRAEIEGEMGDSHVGLQARLMSQALRKITSALNQSKTTAIFINQLREKIGVMFGSPETTTGGRALKFYASVRIDIRRIETLKDGTEAVGNRTRCKVVKNKVAPPFKQAEFDILYGHGISREGGLIDMGVEHGFVRKAGAWYTYEGDQLGQGKENARNFLKDNPDLANEIEKRIKEKLGVGVRPEEPAAEPGTDAAVSPAPADAPAAVPAPAVAKPAKSKAAAAKS